The Rhinolophus sinicus isolate RSC01 linkage group LG07, ASM3656204v1, whole genome shotgun sequence genomic interval TTAAGTCACAAATACTTAGATCATAATAGGGACCTAAAAAGTAATAGGCAGTTCCGTTTAGATACACAACCattgttacaattgcctacagtattcagtacagtagtAACAGGCTGTACACTTTGAAAGGTAGCAGGCTATCCCATATAGGTGTGTGTAACCACTCCATCGTGTTTGCACAATGAAATCACCGACGATGCATTTCTCGGATTGTCTACCTATCTATAAGTGGTGCATGTCTACAGTATTTGTTAGCATTTGACGACTTACTCTGTTCTATACCCCCCATTTACTGCCCATTTCTAGTATGCTGCTTTCAATACTAGGTTGTAAAAGAGTAATCCATCGCTTTTTCCCAGTAAAAGGATGACAAATGAAGCACTGTTTCTCAAACCTAGAAATCCTGTTGTACTCAAGATTGTAAATTACAAGATCAAATTTTCAATGAGAAAAGAGCAGTGTAGTTCACCATAATATTTAGTAAGGTCTGAAAGTGGGGGAAAAGAAGCCTAAATCAAGCAATAGTAAGAAAAGCTGAAGGTTTCAATTAAACATTCAGTAATTTGAATATTCAtattaaatgaatgtattttacTATGTAAGTATTTTCAGGGACTATGTACTTCTCccagatctttttttaaattaaacatttgacACAAAAAGTTGTGTGTCTCACGATAGCTTAGAATCATAGGTAGAAAGTTCAAAACTTGTCTTCCTCTTGAACTCCCTAGTATTATATgctgaatttttaatatatattgaagAAATGTTAGAGGGGTTAACTATGAGAACAAGATTTTCATTAACAATGGATTAAGTTTTTAGACCTTCATTCTACTTGCAAATCCAAACTGGATTATCTCAAATTAAttcttacttctttttaaatttaggacAGTTGTCTGTGGAAGATATAACCACAATGGTGCTGTGTAAACCCAAACTTTTACCCTTAAAATCTCTGACTCtggaaaaactggagaaaatgCAGCAAGCTGCACAGGATACGATTCGCCAACAAGAAATGGCAGAAAAGGAACAGCAACAAGTAACTCACTGAGTGATAACTTAACACTTCTTTGTAACACCCTACCTTCCTATTAATAGCTAATAATCTATTAACGTCTGTCTGCTGAAAGTAGTATGTATTAATAAAACTGATAGTATtcatataaacaatataaaaatatccaagACTAATGAAATTTGTATTGTGAATTTAAGCACTCTGGTTTGTACTGAAGTAATTAAAAAACTATGAACGCcaattttatgggtttttttacCCAAGTTTTTAGAACTGCAAATTAAATTACTGTTCACCATTCCTATGACTATCAGTTTTACACATAACATCCTTGGCACAAGAGACTAAATGCAACTTTTATATTCAGAGAATCTTTACATGTTTACTAAAAACTGAATTTGAAGATACATTCTAATCTTGCATTAAGTGTTCATGCTGGGCTTTTACATTACCTAATTGTAAAACTTTCTTAATGAATTTTGTGTGTTGTGTCATGTTTAAGGCTATCTTGCCTGACCAACTGATCTTACCAGTAATGACAaaactgtattttcttaaaataaattccatttttaagaaaCCCTCACCTGAGTTTTTAATTATACTGATTTTAAGCACTTAACGAATTACTGGCTACCTTTATTATCTAGGTATCAAACACAATTAAAACCCTAAAAATAGCAAGTAATATGGACTTCAAAGAGCCCATGAGGTAAATATGAAcaatttgtggttttaattctaGACTGTACTTAAATCTGTAATAGGTATATTCTTAAGAATACCTTTGTAAATTCTGAATATAATTCTTGGTTGGTTTGCTGCAGTCAAATAACAGATCATTTAAATTAGCATAGACCATGGGCCTTGCTAAGAAATTAAGGATCTGAAAGAGAGGTTAGAAATGTGATAATTCTTTAGATAATTGTTATTTACTGGCAGCTACTATTCAGACactgaataaatataaaacttttgagtctttgaagaataattttttatgacACAAACATTCAGTAATAGAACttaataatgaaaggaaatatgttttttagaaatttcattaagctttaaaaatcaaaaaataagGAAGTGTGCATGTATTTCCCAAGTATAATACTAAAAGACATTATTTACTATTGTACTTGGGATTTAAAAGTTTGTAAGAAACAAGTTTAAATTCACTAGGTTCAAATATGCTCCCTTATGTGGTTTAAAATTTACTGTgtgaaataagttttaaaaaaaaaaactaaaataaatgtactCCCAATAAAGAATCAACACTGCTTCACACGTTTTATTTTGTCATACATTCTTCTAGAACCAGGttcatttttccagttttgtaGAAAAATAGATGTTCCAGCCACCATTTACTTAACTGTCTAGTCTTTAAGACCAATCACTATGTTCCCTGGAAAGATGAATAAGTCTCATGACTgactcattttcttaaaattcttcaagacaaagaaataacttttttttttttttactcccaaAGCACAGTATTTCAACAACAGCAGCCAACATGGGGTTTTAGCAGCTTAACTTTACCCCCTAAATAAAGCTTTGTATCAACCAGTGATTTTACTACAAAAACACTGTCCTTGAAAGAAAGGAGTGGCAGTCAGACATCAATGCAAAACTTGGAATGATTAGGTCATAAACATGGCACTTACAAAAGGTAGCTTATGAGAATATTCCACTTAAGAAGTggttacttttctgttttctgtccctcctttgtaccctcaaaaaaaaaaaaaaaaagaaaaagaagaaaacgaaaacacttcctttaaaaattcccCTTAAATGTAAGtctataaaatttcagaaatgccTTGTACCCAAaacaagtgctttaaaaaaaaaacaaaaacaaacaaaaaaaaaacacttgtgCTAACAACTCTTACAATTcagatacatgtatttttataacGTCTAAGACTGCAAGAGTTCTTATGTTCAGTAGCTCTCTGGTTTAAGACGACCTCCATCTCCTTCACTTACAAAACGTTTTCTGCCCCTGTAAtacaaagaacataaatatgaaaacagataTAAATTTTGACTatagtcaattttaaaaattaaaaaccttgtGTTTCCTGGTTACTCATTAAGTTTTGAaggtttttattgtttaaaaaaaatcaatatgcctCTCAATCTTTTCAAACAGACTTTCCCTGCTATATATCCTAGGATATGGAATATCAAATGAACTGCTAATCTCAGCAATTTTTAGTTGAATAAAAGCTTATTGAAATAAGTTCACTGTCCAAATGGAGTTacataaaaaaagttaaaatataaatgagggAAACATTTGCtatttagaaatttaatatttatttctatgttattaatatttgaaagcTAAACAGTGAGCCAAATAGGAAACAACATAATTTGGAATTATGTAAACTAGAGCTACAGCAAGCACCTATCAAATTAGccatgtttaaaattaaaaaaaaaaaaattgcagatgtAGAAAAGCCATAACcgtatatggaaaaataaatcagaatccaATTAATTCCAGTCTATTATTAATTCCAGCCTCATTTGGGGAATTCCAGCTATTTCAAACTCAAGCGGCCTTGCTCTGTACTGTAACCACACCCTAGCTACATACAGTAACAACAACCCAGGAGGAATAGTTGACCAGCAGCCAAAAGCAATAAGTAGGAAAGAGAGCTTGGGCAGAATTAGTCCTTATTCTGACCCTAGACCAACGTAACACAGGCATTTGAGACCACACACAAATGCGCACTTCACCCAAAtaagcaggaggagagagagtaaCAAGTCCAAGTTCTGTGGTATACACAGAAAGTGTGGGTGTCTCCTCAATTGATACTTGAGAGTAAAGCCACAATAGAGATAACCAGATAAACCTTTGAACAGAGgctgaaaaactttttaaaaagccagtgcCAAGGTGCTGACCCATTTTCATACCAAGTTTACATGAAAACCAGCTATATTTTCATGAACATAAAGTCACAGACTACAATATTAGCCATGTAATTTGGCTAATTTCCCATGTAAATTTGGGAAAAAAGCAGTAAGTAGCAAGAAGTCTTGCCCAAGTTTTTACTGAGGTATACCACTTGGCACATCAATACATAAAGGGTGCCATCACCAAGTAGAAATCTaccttttcaaacatttttatccaAGCCATTCAACTATCTTCCACCATTATCTTATCCTTCTCTCTTAATGGCTTCCACTTTCTAGAGCAAAAAACACTACCAGCAAGTATTATTCTGAGATTTAAAACAcacaatacacttaaaaatacagaaagctTAGaaattttttgataaaaattacaaaaatttaaaatgtacataaaacagACCCATATAAGAAGTTCAGCTATTATTAAACTTTTATAcctgaggtatgatcaaaaaatacagtgaatgtttaaattttaaaaaagtttattacagtaaaagatgcattgccattaatccccctcaagatACTCCCCCATCGCTTGGAAaacacttatctcattgttcttgccactttctgaagcagttctggaagtcctctttcgcgag includes:
- the BBIP1 gene encoding BBSome-interacting protein 1; translation: MAEVKSVFREVLPKQGQLSVEDITTMVLCKPKLLPLKSLTLEKLEKMQQAAQDTIRQQEMAEKEQQQVTH